The Candidatus Eisenbacteria bacterium nucleotide sequence AGTGTTTGAGGCTACAATGCTCCGGGGTCCGGGATCGGGCGCCTGAGGGAAGAACCGGTTCGCCCGTAGACGGGTGGAAGGAGGGGAGTGCCGTGGATCCGAGAAACACCAAGCTGGCCAAGCTGCTCGTGGACTACTCCTGCGAGATCAAGGAGGGGGAGAAGCTCCTCATCGAGACCGTCGGCTTCGACGCCCTCGACCTCGTGCACGAGATCACGCACGCGGCGGTGGCGAAGGGGGCGCACGTCTATCACAACATCCGGCACGACCGCATCCATCGCCGGTTCCTTCTCGATGCCACGGAGGAGCAGATCAAGGCCCAGGCAAAGTACGACCTCTATCGGATGCGCGACATGAACTGCTACATCGGGATCAGGGGGACCGGGAACACGATGGAGCTTTCCG carries:
- a CDS encoding aminopeptidase, translated to MDPRNTKLAKLLVDYSCEIKEGEKLLIETVGFDALDLVHEITHAAVAKGAHVYHNIRHDRIHRRFLLDATEEQIKAQAKYDLYRMRDMNCYIGIRGTGNTMELS